A stretch of the bacterium genome encodes the following:
- a CDS encoding response regulator — translation MARILVVDDDPNIRQMLRSMLEREGYEVDVASNGLECMRRFEAAPADLVITDIIMPEQEGIETIRRLRAEYPESRIIAISGGGRIGPSDYLSMAKLIGAVSTLSKPFDRKDLLEAIRGALSVA, via the coding sequence AATTCTTGTAGTGGATGACGACCCGAACATCAGGCAGATGCTTCGCAGCATGCTGGAACGTGAGGGCTATGAGGTTGATGTTGCTTCAAACGGATTGGAGTGCATGAGACGCTTTGAAGCGGCTCCCGCCGACCTTGTGATTACCGATATCATTATGCCCGAGCAGGAAGGTATCGAGACGATCCGACGTTTACGTGCTGAATACCCCGAAAGCCGGATCATTGCAATCTCGGGTGGAGGAAGGATTGGTCCCTCTGACTACTTGAGCATGGCAAAGTTAATCGGCGCGGTTAGCACTTTGTCTAAGCCGTTCGACCGAAAGGACTTGCTTGAAGCCATCCGGGGGGCTCTCTCGGTGGCTTAG